One stretch of Diabrotica undecimpunctata isolate CICGRU chromosome 5, icDiaUnde3, whole genome shotgun sequence DNA includes these proteins:
- the LOC140441202 gene encoding uncharacterized protein, producing the protein MAETLSDVDSFSDFHEEEEEYKPSESDSEATDNDNDHVTSETPSNTRKRKSSPKLSKKFVRKQKVMKAEQHVSDKVKTVRPKVCKPGNCCRTSNEVGLLNEINERMQCKGNKSKTFCVWTQFFKL; encoded by the exons ATGGCAGAGACGTTGAGTGATGTTGATTCTTTTTCCGATTTCCATGAAGAAGAAGAGGAGTATAAGCCTAGTGAAAGTGATAGTGAGGCAACAG ataaTGACAACGACCATGTGACATCTGAAACGCCGTCCAACACTCGAAAACGGAAGTCAAGTCCTAAGTTGTCCAAAAAGTTCGTAAGAAAGCAAAAAGTTATGAAGGCGGAACAACATGTTTCAGATAAAGTTAAGACTGTTCGTCCAAAAGTATGCAAACCAGGAAATTGCTGTAGAACTTCTAATGAAGTAGGTCTTCTTAAtgaaattaatgaaagaatgcaATGTAAaggaaataaatctaaaactttTTGTGTCTGGACACAGTTTTTCAAATTGTGA
- the RpS17 gene encoding small ribosomal subunit protein eS17, translating to MGRVRTKTVKKASKVIIEKYYTRLTLDFHTNKRICEEIAIIPTKPLRNKIAGFVTHLMKRLRHSQVRGISIKLQEEERERRDNYVPEVSALEHDIIEVDPETKEMLKMLDFNNISGLQLTQPATNTFNRRS from the exons atGGGTCGCGTACGTACCAAGACAGTGAAGAAAGCCTCCAAAGTCATCATTGAAAAATACTACACACGTTTAACTTTAGATTTCCACACAAACAAGCGCATCTGCGAAGAAATCGCAATTATTCCAACAAAACCTCTACGTAATAAAATTGCAGGTTTTGTCACACATTTGATGAAACGTCTTAGGCATTCACAA GTGCGTGGAATTTCCATCAAATTGCAAGAAGAAGAACGTGAAAGACGTGATAACTATGTACCAGAAGTCTCTGCTCTTGAACATGATATCATTGAGGTTGATCCAGAGACCAAAGAAATGTTGAAAATGCTTGATTTCAACAATATCAGTGGATTGCAGTTAACACAACCAGCTACAAACACATTCAACAGacgttcttaa